Proteins from a genomic interval of Haliaeetus albicilla chromosome 13, bHalAlb1.1, whole genome shotgun sequence:
- the AGFG2 gene encoding arf-GAP domain and FG repeat-containing protein 2 isoform X3 produces the protein MRNAPRSYAMAKAPARLEEGGGGVACARALRAAAAAGLRGRMAAAAGGGGGGGPGPGTGPGGGPGARKGSASRDAEAEVWCRRVRELVNASPANRLCFECGQRGVTYVDITVGSLVCTGCSGALRGLNPPHRVKSISMTTFTEAEVLFLQARGNEACRRVWLGNFDTRNSLLPDSRDPQKVKEFLQEKYEKKRWYVAPETAKTPQSAAAEPAPTQPLLGDAGTLLQPRPAPHCPPQPARKASTDLLADIGGDPFAAPQPAPAFAAFPGFPGPALPRAAFPSFDAFGAGPGAPAFGGAAPPFHAPPAPTGYTNPFAAPAAPRPSTNPFQSNGPAASAAFAAPPVPGGFPSPFQADGSPFGAFNVAKASTNPFVTVPAPTAPFSIKHPTTNPFL, from the exons ATGCGCAACGCGCCGCGCAGCTACGCGATGGCCAAGGCGCCTGCGCGGCTGGAAGAGGGAGGTGGGGGCGTTGCCTGCGCGCGCGCATTacgcgccgccgccgctgccgggtTACGAGGGAGgatggcggcggccgccggtggcggcggaggaggaggccccGGGCCGGGAACGGGACCCGGTGGAGGCCCCGGAGCCAGGAAAGGGAGCGCGTCCCGGGACGCAGAGGCTGAGGTTTGGTGCCGGCGGGTGAGGGAATTGGTGAACGCTTCCCCTGCCAACCGGCTCTGCTTCGAATGTGGCCAGCGCGGCGTCACCTACGTGGACATCACCGTGGGCAGCCTCGTCTGCACCGGCTGCTCCGGGGCGCT GCGGGGGCTGAATCCCCCACACCGTGTCAAGTCCATTTCCATGACCACCTTCACCGAAGCCGAGGTGCTCTTCCTGCAGGCCCGTGGTAACGAG GCCTGCCGACGGGTATGGCTTGGCAACTTTGACACCCGAAACTCGCTGCTCCCCGATTCCCGCGACCCCCAAAAAGTGAAGGAGTTTCTGCAGGAGAAGTATGAGAAGAAACGATG GTATGTGGCGCCGGAGACAGCAAAAACTCCCCAAAGCGCTGCGGCAGAGCCAGCACCCACCCAGCCGCTTCTGGGGGACGCAGGGACGCTGCTGCAG CCCCGCCCGGCCCCCCACTGTCCCCCACAGCCAGCCCGGAAAGCCAGCACCGACCTATTGGCTGACATTGGGGGGGATCCCTTTGCTGCCCCCCAACCAGCGCCTGCCTTCGCCGCCTTCCCGGGCTTCCCTG gcccggccctgccccgtGCTGCCTTCCCCAGTTTCGATGCCTTCGGAGCCGGCCCAGGAGCACCCGCGTTTGGGGGGGCTGCGCCCCCCTTCCATGCCCCACCTGCACCCACAG GCTACACCAACCCGTTTGCAGCCCCTGCCGCCCCCCGACCCTCCACCAACCCCTTCCAGAGCAATGGCCCCGCTGCCA gtgctgcttttgctgccCCCCCAGTTCCTGGGGGGTTCCCCAGCCCCTTCCAGGCTGATG GTTCACCCTTCGGTGCATTCAATGTTGCCAAAGCCTCCACCAACCCTTTTGTG ACGGTCCCGGCTCCGACAGCCCCCTTCAGCATCAAGCACCCGACCACCAACCCTTTCCTATAG
- the AGFG2 gene encoding arf-GAP domain and FG repeat-containing protein 2 isoform X1 produces MRNAPRSYAMAKAPARLEEGGGGVACARALRAAAAAGLRGRMAAAAGGGGGGGPGPGTGPGGGPGARKGSASRDAEAEVWCRRVRELVNASPANRLCFECGQRGVTYVDITVGSLVCTGCSGALRGLNPPHRVKSISMTTFTEAEVLFLQARGNEACRRVWLGNFDTRNSLLPDSRDPQKVKEFLQEKYEKKRWYVAPETAKTPQSAAAEPAPTQPLLGDAGTLLQPRPAPHCPPQPARKASTDLLADIGGDPFAAPQPAPAFAAFPGFPGPALPRAAFPSFDAFGAGPGAPAFGGAAPPFHAPPAPTGGIAARGGATPVPPPEGGASASLFGTLRPPPALPPPPYGGYTNPFAAPAAPRPSTNPFQSNGPAASAAFAAPPVPGGFPSPFQADGSPFGAFNVAKASTNPFVTVPAPTAPFSIKHPTTNPFL; encoded by the exons ATGCGCAACGCGCCGCGCAGCTACGCGATGGCCAAGGCGCCTGCGCGGCTGGAAGAGGGAGGTGGGGGCGTTGCCTGCGCGCGCGCATTacgcgccgccgccgctgccgggtTACGAGGGAGgatggcggcggccgccggtggcggcggaggaggaggccccGGGCCGGGAACGGGACCCGGTGGAGGCCCCGGAGCCAGGAAAGGGAGCGCGTCCCGGGACGCAGAGGCTGAGGTTTGGTGCCGGCGGGTGAGGGAATTGGTGAACGCTTCCCCTGCCAACCGGCTCTGCTTCGAATGTGGCCAGCGCGGCGTCACCTACGTGGACATCACCGTGGGCAGCCTCGTCTGCACCGGCTGCTCCGGGGCGCT GCGGGGGCTGAATCCCCCACACCGTGTCAAGTCCATTTCCATGACCACCTTCACCGAAGCCGAGGTGCTCTTCCTGCAGGCCCGTGGTAACGAG GCCTGCCGACGGGTATGGCTTGGCAACTTTGACACCCGAAACTCGCTGCTCCCCGATTCCCGCGACCCCCAAAAAGTGAAGGAGTTTCTGCAGGAGAAGTATGAGAAGAAACGATG GTATGTGGCGCCGGAGACAGCAAAAACTCCCCAAAGCGCTGCGGCAGAGCCAGCACCCACCCAGCCGCTTCTGGGGGACGCAGGGACGCTGCTGCAG CCCCGCCCGGCCCCCCACTGTCCCCCACAGCCAGCCCGGAAAGCCAGCACCGACCTATTGGCTGACATTGGGGGGGATCCCTTTGCTGCCCCCCAACCAGCGCCTGCCTTCGCCGCCTTCCCGGGCTTCCCTG gcccggccctgccccgtGCTGCCTTCCCCAGTTTCGATGCCTTCGGAGCCGGCCCAGGAGCACCCGCGTTTGGGGGGGCTGCGCCCCCCTTCCATGCCCCACCTGCACCCACAG GGGGCATTGCTGCACGGGGCGGGGCCACCCCTGTACCGCCCCCAGAGGGCGGAGCCTCTGCCAG CCTCTTTGGGACCCTGCGGCCCCCCCCGGCGCTGCCCCCACCACCCTACGGGG GCTACACCAACCCGTTTGCAGCCCCTGCCGCCCCCCGACCCTCCACCAACCCCTTCCAGAGCAATGGCCCCGCTGCCA gtgctgcttttgctgccCCCCCAGTTCCTGGGGGGTTCCCCAGCCCCTTCCAGGCTGATG GTTCACCCTTCGGTGCATTCAATGTTGCCAAAGCCTCCACCAACCCTTTTGTG ACGGTCCCGGCTCCGACAGCCCCCTTCAGCATCAAGCACCCGACCACCAACCCTTTCCTATAG
- the AGFG2 gene encoding arf-GAP domain and FG repeat-containing protein 2 isoform X4 — MRNAPRSYAMAKAPARLEEGGGGVACARALRAAAAAGLRGRMAAAAGGGGGGGPGPGTGPGGGPGARKGSASRDAEAEVWCRRVRELVNASPANRLCFECGQRGVTYVDITVGSLVCTGCSGALRGLNPPHRVKSISMTTFTEAEVLFLQARGNEACRRVWLGNFDTRNSLLPDSRDPQKVKEFLQEKYEKKRWYVAPETAKTPQSAAAEPAPTQPLLGDAGTLLQPRPAPHCPPQPARKASTDLLADIGGDPFAAPQPAPAFAAFPGFPGPALPRAAFPSFDAFGAGPGAPAFGGAAPPFHAPPAPTASLGPCGPPRRCPHHPTGATPTRLQPLPPPDPPPTPSRAMAPLPVLLLLPPQFLGGSPAPSRLMVHPSVHSMLPKPPPTLL; from the exons ATGCGCAACGCGCCGCGCAGCTACGCGATGGCCAAGGCGCCTGCGCGGCTGGAAGAGGGAGGTGGGGGCGTTGCCTGCGCGCGCGCATTacgcgccgccgccgctgccgggtTACGAGGGAGgatggcggcggccgccggtggcggcggaggaggaggccccGGGCCGGGAACGGGACCCGGTGGAGGCCCCGGAGCCAGGAAAGGGAGCGCGTCCCGGGACGCAGAGGCTGAGGTTTGGTGCCGGCGGGTGAGGGAATTGGTGAACGCTTCCCCTGCCAACCGGCTCTGCTTCGAATGTGGCCAGCGCGGCGTCACCTACGTGGACATCACCGTGGGCAGCCTCGTCTGCACCGGCTGCTCCGGGGCGCT GCGGGGGCTGAATCCCCCACACCGTGTCAAGTCCATTTCCATGACCACCTTCACCGAAGCCGAGGTGCTCTTCCTGCAGGCCCGTGGTAACGAG GCCTGCCGACGGGTATGGCTTGGCAACTTTGACACCCGAAACTCGCTGCTCCCCGATTCCCGCGACCCCCAAAAAGTGAAGGAGTTTCTGCAGGAGAAGTATGAGAAGAAACGATG GTATGTGGCGCCGGAGACAGCAAAAACTCCCCAAAGCGCTGCGGCAGAGCCAGCACCCACCCAGCCGCTTCTGGGGGACGCAGGGACGCTGCTGCAG CCCCGCCCGGCCCCCCACTGTCCCCCACAGCCAGCCCGGAAAGCCAGCACCGACCTATTGGCTGACATTGGGGGGGATCCCTTTGCTGCCCCCCAACCAGCGCCTGCCTTCGCCGCCTTCCCGGGCTTCCCTG gcccggccctgccccgtGCTGCCTTCCCCAGTTTCGATGCCTTCGGAGCCGGCCCAGGAGCACCCGCGTTTGGGGGGGCTGCGCCCCCCTTCCATGCCCCACCTGCACCCACAG CCTCTTTGGGACCCTGCGGCCCCCCCCGGCGCTGCCCCCACCACCCTACGGGG GCTACACCAACCCGTTTGCAGCCCCTGCCGCCCCCCGACCCTCCACCAACCCCTTCCAGAGCAATGGCCCCGCTGCCA gtgctgcttttgctgccCCCCCAGTTCCTGGGGGGTTCCCCAGCCCCTTCCAGGCTGATG GTTCACCCTTCGGTGCATTCAATGTTGCCAAAGCCTCCACCAACCCTTTTGTG A
- the AGFG2 gene encoding arf-GAP domain and FG repeat-containing protein 2 isoform X2, producing MRNAPRSYAMAKAPARLEEGGGGVACARALRAAAAAGLRGRMAAAAGGGGGGGPGPGTGPGGGPGARKGSASRDAEAEVWCRRVRELVNASPANRLCFECGQRGVTYVDITVGSLVCTGCSGALRGLNPPHRVKSISMTTFTEAEVLFLQARGNEACRRVWLGNFDTRNSLLPDSRDPQKVKEFLQEKYEKKRWYVAPETAKTPQSAAAEPAPTQPLLGDAGTLLQPARKASTDLLADIGGDPFAAPQPAPAFAAFPGFPGPALPRAAFPSFDAFGAGPGAPAFGGAAPPFHAPPAPTGGIAARGGATPVPPPEGGASASLFGTLRPPPALPPPPYGGYTNPFAAPAAPRPSTNPFQSNGPAASAAFAAPPVPGGFPSPFQADGSPFGAFNVAKASTNPFVTVPAPTAPFSIKHPTTNPFL from the exons ATGCGCAACGCGCCGCGCAGCTACGCGATGGCCAAGGCGCCTGCGCGGCTGGAAGAGGGAGGTGGGGGCGTTGCCTGCGCGCGCGCATTacgcgccgccgccgctgccgggtTACGAGGGAGgatggcggcggccgccggtggcggcggaggaggaggccccGGGCCGGGAACGGGACCCGGTGGAGGCCCCGGAGCCAGGAAAGGGAGCGCGTCCCGGGACGCAGAGGCTGAGGTTTGGTGCCGGCGGGTGAGGGAATTGGTGAACGCTTCCCCTGCCAACCGGCTCTGCTTCGAATGTGGCCAGCGCGGCGTCACCTACGTGGACATCACCGTGGGCAGCCTCGTCTGCACCGGCTGCTCCGGGGCGCT GCGGGGGCTGAATCCCCCACACCGTGTCAAGTCCATTTCCATGACCACCTTCACCGAAGCCGAGGTGCTCTTCCTGCAGGCCCGTGGTAACGAG GCCTGCCGACGGGTATGGCTTGGCAACTTTGACACCCGAAACTCGCTGCTCCCCGATTCCCGCGACCCCCAAAAAGTGAAGGAGTTTCTGCAGGAGAAGTATGAGAAGAAACGATG GTATGTGGCGCCGGAGACAGCAAAAACTCCCCAAAGCGCTGCGGCAGAGCCAGCACCCACCCAGCCGCTTCTGGGGGACGCAGGGACGCTGCTGCAG CCAGCCCGGAAAGCCAGCACCGACCTATTGGCTGACATTGGGGGGGATCCCTTTGCTGCCCCCCAACCAGCGCCTGCCTTCGCCGCCTTCCCGGGCTTCCCTG gcccggccctgccccgtGCTGCCTTCCCCAGTTTCGATGCCTTCGGAGCCGGCCCAGGAGCACCCGCGTTTGGGGGGGCTGCGCCCCCCTTCCATGCCCCACCTGCACCCACAG GGGGCATTGCTGCACGGGGCGGGGCCACCCCTGTACCGCCCCCAGAGGGCGGAGCCTCTGCCAG CCTCTTTGGGACCCTGCGGCCCCCCCCGGCGCTGCCCCCACCACCCTACGGGG GCTACACCAACCCGTTTGCAGCCCCTGCCGCCCCCCGACCCTCCACCAACCCCTTCCAGAGCAATGGCCCCGCTGCCA gtgctgcttttgctgccCCCCCAGTTCCTGGGGGGTTCCCCAGCCCCTTCCAGGCTGATG GTTCACCCTTCGGTGCATTCAATGTTGCCAAAGCCTCCACCAACCCTTTTGTG ACGGTCCCGGCTCCGACAGCCCCCTTCAGCATCAAGCACCCGACCACCAACCCTTTCCTATAG